AGCACAAGAGATTCATCTGCCACAGAAATGATTTGTCAGGCAGCTGGTGACATAGCTTCTTTCACTGACTATTTTCTCTCATGACTGAAATTGGCATGACCAGTTCCACTTCTAGAAAATTAAATAGTAGTATTAAGTGCAAAAGCCTGTTGTCCAGACATGCCCTCAGCAAATAATAGAAATAACTCCCACGTCCTCCTCAGAACAACAGAAGCACAAGGAAAGGAGTGGAGGGGTGCTCCAGAGGAAAAGGGTTGCCACCCCATCCTCTTTCCCTTTAGTCTAGCAGTAGGTCTCTACAACCTGAGCCCATGCAGTTGTACAAACCTGCCTGCCTCCCTTCTCTTGCTCATTCACTCTCTGCCTCCAGGCAGAAAAGCCAGCGGCACCCTCAAATATGCCCTGGAGAGGAGAGAGACAGGCAGGAGTTGGGAAGAAAGAGTCTTAGGACAGAGCAATAAAGCAGACCTGGAACTgggatggggagaggagggttagAACCACTGATGAACTGTGGGAACTGTGGAACAGAAGCAGCAGTGCATGCCTGAGAAGTGCACTTCACATTTGTTCGGCCAAAGGGAGCTTTATTTTGGTTTTGCACTGAAGAGTAAATATGGTAATGAAAATTAAATAAGCAGCATTACTAtttttgcttaggattgccaaaGCTGATACCTTTCCCAGAAGGAAAAGGACTGAGAGATTGTAGTAGGGGAATAACAGGATgacggctttcacggtcagagttcattggttcttgtgggttatcagggctgtgtaaccgtggtcttggtattttctttcctgacgtttcgccagcagctgtggtaggcatcttcagaggagtaacactgaaggagagacagtgttactcctctgaagatgcctgccacagctgctggcgaaatgtcaggaaagaaaataccaagaccacggttacacagcctggataacccacaagaaccaggatGATCTTTCTGGTTTTtaagtctccagccaccattgcCAAAATCCTTTACAAAACCATAACAGCTAGAACATAAAATGAAAACTTAATTTCTCAGGATTCTAATAAAGCCACCAGATTCTGCACTGACTGTACAGTTCAGCACACCTAAAACTGGATGACCTTCTATATTAGATAGTAAAATCAAAATCCTGAATTATAGCCAGAAACCAAACTTCTGTGGCGGTTGGTAAATGGTATCTGCAAACGATGTCAATGACAAACGAGCCCCATAAAACTGGGGTCCTCAGTCTACAGTGTGGCTGTACTTTAGTGGCACCTTTTTCTGTGTGTTTGGCAGAGCAGAGCGGAGAGAAAAGGATCTGAGCGTCATGACCCAACCTTGTAATTTTGGCGGTGCTTCTCAGGCCAAAACACTGAGCTATTTTAAAGGAGTGGCTACACCAAACACTATCACATAGCATACAGTTGAAAGACcagttaaaaataaatgtttctgcAGATTTCATAATTCACATATGCACAGTGGATTTGCAAAAGTGTGCACGCTGGCTGGCTGCTGTAAAACAAAGAGCTTTGATCATGATTAAGAATGCTGCATTACTTAACTATTAAAGTCAATGTGCTATTTAAAGCAGCACTCTGCACTGGCCCATACTTACCAGGATATCGGTATTTTCAAAATAATTCCTCCAGTAAGGTCTGATCTTCCTCTGTCCCCCAATGTCCCATACATTCAGCTTGAATCCTTGTGACTGCACGCTTTTAATGTTAAAACCCTGCAGCAAAGAAAGCGATAAAGCACAGCTAGTGTTAACCTGATGGCTGGCCCCTGATTCACAAGCACACACCATTCACAGCTTATATATCACGTCTGGAAACCCTAACAAGATAAGGGCCTGTGCTGCTATTCAGATGGATTGCTGTGGGCAAGGTGAGGGATACAACAGCCTTGCACGGATCAGGGTCTGCTTCTGTCAAAGCTATAAAGATGTATGTTGCAGCTCATAACAAGGAAGGAGGGTGTAGTGGGAGGTGAAGGAACAATGTAGATAAGGAGAAAGCACAAGGCTGCAAGAAGCGAGATTCAGCGCTTGAAAGCGGAGCCTAGTGAGCAGATTAACGAGAAGCAGAAGTCTATATGTGAGTTGATATGAGAACGCTAGAAGCAACAGCTGCACTTCTGAAGGGCCCATTTCATCAATTAAAGCTCCAAATGAACGGGGTGTGTAACTGGAAAAACAGGATGTGGTGTGGGCTGGCAACGAACTGCCATACAATACAGGGGATTGGCTCTACGCTTGGAATCTGAGGGTGGGCTTTTGCTCTGGGGCGTCGGAGTATCTGAAACGCAATGTGCTCTGTCTAGAGCTGAAGGAAGGAGAGCCAGCCTTATACAATCTCTAGCACCACCCACTGGCCAGCTCTTGGATGGTGCCAGTTGGGCGTCTATCAAGACAAACTGCAATACTGGAAAAAATCTTTGTACGTTGATGTGTGTAAAGAGGACTGAAGGCTGCTTAATGTTTCACTTTTAATGCACACACATTATACAGTTCAGAAATATACTGTGGTGAACTGCAACTGATCTTAGCTCATCAGTTGGGTGTTTGCAGCCTCAATGaggtttaaaatatataaaatatacaaatatatctcTATCATACAGAGATAATATTCTTCAAGTATACAAATTAGGTCTACAACATGTACTTGATAGTATCATAATCTGTAAAGCAGTACAAGGTACAATTCACAGGAGTCTCAGAAATGTGGGCATGCCATTGCTAGAACAAAAATTATATTGGCATATGGAATCTTGTTTCATGGAGCTATTTTCATACACTCCCTGACTACAGAGATGCCTGGCCAGAGTGAAAgcaatgaaaccagcatttgttttccattgttttatttatttaatattcaatttataccccgccctccctggcacCGCTGGGCTtggggcggcttccaacaataaGTACAATAAATACAGAACACATAAATAAACAgtatttaaaacatacaataaatgCTTAAAACTAACCCCCTCGTTAATAGAGATGCCGCCCTCTCTCCATGACAGGCTCTTATGGAATGTTCTGGCTAAGGAGGTTTGCCAAATGTTAATCAGAAGGGCCATTCACCTCCAAGGCCCACCGGCCCAAGCCAGAGGAGATGCCGACAAACGAGGgtggaagaggaatgggaaaagggaagggaaaaaaatagggaagataggaaaagggaaggggaagaggggagaggaaaaggacaaaggggcagggaggccagccaatCCATAtaaccatcgctgtcctcaaccataggatGTGGGGTTAggggtgattttaatggttttaaaatgtgattttattgtgtatggtttaatttgttagccaccttggtggcccttgtgagtacagaaaggtgggatacaaattttgtaaaatcAAAACAAATTGTTGAGGGAAACCAGGATTTGAGTGATTTTCTGCAagccaaatcctggtttcacaaacaagtcatagttaaaataaaccatgactTTGTGTAATGTCTGAATCAAGCCTACGATTTGTTCTCTTTTGTCTAAGCCAGGATTAAACCATGGCTTCCTATCTTGGTTTGGAAGGAAGAGAATAAACCAAATCTTTGTGATTCAGGCATAACCAGTAACTGTAGTTTGCCATGAAAGCAGAACCAATTAATCTCTGAGGAAggacagaggaagagagagagtgcACTGGCTCAAGGATCCCCCAGTCTCATTCCCATTGTGACAAACTTCCACTATGCAGATGGGAACGCAAACCTGGATGGAACTGTGTGACACTGATAGATGATTCTATTTGTAGCCTCTGTTCTTTTCTCCCAAACATCAAGATTTAGCAATGGACTTGGACATTCAATGGCTTACGAACCAAACATATCCTTCCTTACCTGTGTTGGAGTGATGTGGGTGATATCTTCTGATGCTAGCTGTTTCAAAAGGGTGGTTTTGCCCGCATTATCCAGTCCCAGGAGGAGGATTCTTACCTCCTGATCTGGTGCACTCTTCAATTTACGCAGTATTGACAGCAAACCCTGCATCAGCCAAAAAGATGGGGAGAGGTTCCTTGCTAAGTACAGTGGTAGCATCACTATAACTGTTTAGTATTTATAAAAGCACCTCAAATATATTATGTGCTATATGAATCATATGCACAGATCTGGGCCTGTAGGTTCACAAACAAAAGAAGGGGAAAttgggagaaggggaaaaatgTTGTACTCACAGGATAAGACAAAAGGAAGCAAAATAATGAAAGCAAAATCTAGTCAATCATTAATTtagcgtgtgtatgtgtgtgtgtgtgtagaaaatcaagaaagaaaaatcaagtagAAAATTAAGAAAGAAATGTAACAGATGAGTGTAAAACAATTTCTTAAAGCTGGACAAAGAGGTCATCTGAATATCTAAGGAGGGAGAGTTCCATGCAAAAGGGGTCACAAACACACAGAAAAGAGGTTCAGTAGGAAAATTAGTATTTGATGAACAGAAGGGTCAAAGAAGAGAAAACAGTGAAAGCACTGAAAAAGGGCATGAAGAGACACCAAggttaaaaattttttaaatttaatacaGAACAATAGTGGAAGCCAGTGAAGAGAAACATATCATTGTATTTTATTTACGGAGTGCCTAAAATTACTAGGTGCTGTAACAATTTTAAAAGACTATTCCCAGACCTAAAGCTTACAAGCAACCAACATATTAAGAATGGTAAGGAGGGATATAAAAATGGAGAGGaaagcaaacaaaaagaaatataGAATGATTCTGAAGTAAAAACTGGAAGagcataaaatgtattaaaacatAAGGTAGAACAAGCGGGTTTCTGGAAAGAAAGAGAACATAAAAGATGGCTATTAAGAAGGAAGAGAATTCCAAGCAGAAGAGGAAGTCAGAGAAAAAGACTGCAGGTGACAGTGCTGCGAAAACTGAAGGCCACACCAGACCAGCAGACTGAGTAGAGCAAAAAGAATGAGAGGACACATAAAGAGAAATCAAGGGAGAGAAATCAGAAACAGCAAGATCCCAAAGAATCTTAAATGGAGCAAAACACAGTAGGCATAATGGATATAGGCAGGAAAAGACAGCCAATGAATTCAAAACAGAGGTGacatgtgactagggttgccaacctccagatactagctggagatctcctgctattacaactgatctccagccgatagagatcagttcacctggagaaaatagccgctttggcaattggactctatggcattgaagtccctccccaaaccccgctctcctcaggctccaccccaaaaacctcccactgctggcgaagagggacctggcaaccctatatgtgatcAGAATAATGCGACAAGAACaaaactgagaactgaaggaagaTGAGAAAATGGGATCTCAAGAAGAAAAGCATCAGCATAATCAAGACAAGAAACAACCAAGACCTAAATGAAAGCCCTAGCTACTTCAAACAAAAGAAACGGTCTATCACTGcaatactgatttttaaaaagcacctggTCTTGGCAAAGGAGTTAATGTGTACGTGCCCAAGAGGAAGGATGCAGGAAAAGTGACGAATTCAGTTTGGCTCGTGTTCAACTTCAAAATGCAACTTGGCAGAAGGGCCCATCAAAAAGCCTTTCCTGAAAGTTGTGAGACCCTCCGGAAAAATGTGGGATGCAGTGCAGGGGTTGCAGCAGAAAGAGGAATTGGCTGAAATCACCTGCCCCATCTCTTTCACAAGTTGAAGAAGAGCTTAACCAAAGGATCCTGCCCTAAGGGCTCCCAACTCCTGTACTTCATATCATGCCATTTCTGCAGGTTCCCCAAGCCACATTGTTGGCTTTTTATGGGGTGTAGAGGGCTGGTGAAAGTGGCAAAAACTTCCACAAAATTGTTATATTTGAGGTTTTTTGGATCCAGCCTACAGAGGTGTGACATGATTGAAGTGTGAGGAAAGAAAAATTGTGCAAAGGAGTTAAGAACGGAGATAACAGGCTTCAGTTGAGTCAGAAAGATTGGGAAGCAAAACATTACAATAATCAATATGCGGAATGAAAGTCTGATTAAGGGGTTTAGTAGAACTGGTAGACAAGAAAGGATGGCTTTTAGAAGTGTCGTACAGAGGGAACCAACAAACTTTTGCCAGAGATCTGAGGTAGGCTgaggaaaaaaggagaaagatgaaAAAGAGTACAAGCTCTTAATGTGATTTTCCATGCATGGGATCCATTCAAAGTCTCTTTTGTTAATCCACAAACTATGCTAGAGGGCCATATATGTCAAGGTCCTCAGATTTATACCTTCTTTTCATTTTTCTAGTTTGAAGGACATCTTTCTAACTCATGCAGCTCCCCCTGCTGTTAGGAACCACTATGAATGCCAGCATCAACACATGGAAAAACCATGGAGCCACATCATTGACATCAACATTTCAAGATCTGAAAGCGTACAGAATTTCAGCCAAGCTGCTAAATGAGCCAGACAAACCCCACTTATATAAAACCCTGTAATCCATATCACCCTCTCATCTTGACTCTTAGTTACTACAAGCCACAGCACGAATTCCTTACCTAGTAATGATTTTGATTGTCCAAAGCCCTTTGTATTTATCTTGTGAACCATTCTGGGCAAATGAGACATTCACATATCAGCATTTTCTGGATTTAGCTCTTGCAAACATCCCAATTCTCTGCATTGTGCGATTAAGAAAAGTTCAGCAGATTTCAGACCCTTGAGCTGAGAATCCTTTTCAAGGTTTGAAAACAGAATACGCCTGTGAATTTATTTGCAATGCAAAAATGCTAGAAATAATGGTGTTCATTGGTGATGCAAGAGCTTAAACACCTGTGCTGTTATGAAAAAAGTATCAGCTGGAGGGCATCTGGGTACTGATATGTAAATATGTTCAAGCTGTTCATTACATCCATATAAAAAAGATCAACCAGAATGTCCCCTGGATGAGTCAAACAATCTGTTTTCTAGTTCTAGCTTGGTCACTGATCTGTGGTATCTGCAGGTATTATAAATTCCTTCCCAGAACCTGTTTCCACATCCCCCATACATACTGACTCTAAAATTCTCAAAACAATGTCTTTTAGTAAATGAAAACTAAAGCTTATCAAAATGGAGTATCTTAGTTGAAACtttatacagtgcaatcctaaacagaatattgtcgaaggctttcacggtcagagttcatgggttcttgtaggttatccgggctgtgtgaccgtggtcttggtattttctttcctgatgtttcgccagcagctgtggcaggcatcttcagaggagtaacactgaaggacagtgtccgagacactgtccttcagtgttactcctctgaagatgcctgccacagctgctggcgaaacgtcaggaaagaaaataccaagaccacggtcacacagcccggataacctacaagaaccaatcataaacagagttacacccttctaacctcACTGACTTCAACTGACATAGACGGGTgtaatttag
This window of the Euleptes europaea isolate rEulEur1 chromosome 5, rEulEur1.hap1, whole genome shotgun sequence genome carries:
- the ARL3 gene encoding ADP-ribosylation factor-like protein 3, whose protein sequence is MLPLYLARNLSPSFWLMQGLLSILRKLKSAPDQEVRILLLGLDNAGKTTLLKQLASEDITHITPTQGFNIKSVQSQGFKLNVWDIGGQRKIRPYWRNYFENTDILIYVIDSADRKRFEETGQELAELLDEEKLSGVPVLIFANKQDLLTAAPAAEIAEGLNLHTIRDRVWQIQSCSALTGEGVQDGMNWVCKNVNAKKK